In Dermacentor variabilis isolate Ectoservices chromosome 11, ASM5094787v1, whole genome shotgun sequence, one genomic interval encodes:
- the LOC142564561 gene encoding uncharacterized protein LOC142564561 produces the protein MDLFSYKGHNYLLVVDYRSRYPEVIYMRSTNSEAVINAVKSIFARFGIPAVVRSDNGPQFASRAFAAFAKYYGFQHITSSPNYPQSNGEVERMVRTIKELFAKADDPFLALLSYRDTAGVTGFSPAQLLLGRSLRTRLPKTVDRLEPKWPAPDDVKCQDEKVRGRQKKDFDRRHAATVLPPLQPGDTVWVRDIKDTASVLSPASKPRSYVVETPNAVLVRNRIHLVPYSDTTMSQLNEPARSENREEHEEQTTATDATATATPQVSKDGRVRVTRFGRRVKTPRRLDL, from the coding sequence atggacttgttTAGTTACAAGGGACACAACTATCTACTAGTAGTTGATTATCGTTCTCGATACCCTGAAGTCATCTACATGCGAAGCACGAACTCTGAGGCGGTCATCAATGCAGTCAAAAGCATTTTTGCTCGTTTTGGCATTCCCGCCGTAGTACGAAGTGATAATGGACCGCAATTTGCTTCACGAGCCTTTGCAGCTTTTGCGAAGTACTATGGCTTCCAACACATCACCTCAAGTCCAAACTACCCGCAGTCAAATGGGGAAGTGGAAAGGATGGTGCGTACGATCAAAGAGTTGTTTGCAAAAGCCGACGATCCTTTTTTGGCTCTTCTGTCGTACAGAGACACTGCAGGCGTCACAGGGTTCAGCCCAGCGCAGCTACTGTTGGGTCGCAGCTTGCGAACCAGGCTTCCCAAGACAGTCGACCGCCTGGAACCGAAATGGCCTGCACCAGACGATGTGAAGTGCCAAGACGAAAAGGtgagagggcggcagaagaaagactTCGATCGCCGTCATGCTGCGACCGTACTTCCTCCGCTGCAACCGGGTGATACGGTGTGGGTTCGAGACATCAAGGATACGGCGTCTGTTCTCAGCCCAGCCTCCAAGCCGCGCTCGTACGTCGTCGAAACACCCAACGCGGTGCTTGTGCGTAATCGGATACATCTAGTGCCCTATTCAGACACAACGATGAGCCAGCTCAACGAGCCAGCTCGGAGTGAAAACCGTGAGGAGCATGAAGAGCAGACCACGGCAACAGACGCCACGGCAACAGCAACACCGCAAGTTTCCAAAGATGGTAGAGTGAGAGtcaccaggtttggtcgtcgTGTCAAGACTCCGAGAAGACTTGACTTGTGA